Proteins co-encoded in one Thermomicrobiales bacterium genomic window:
- the metG gene encoding methionine--tRNA ligase: MNETIAVFVAWPYVNGDPHLGHVAGAYLPSDIFARYHRLRGNRVLMASGSDTHGTPITIGAERAGVSPREFFEQYHRRYIAAWQQLGISFDLFTHTDTENHFRVSQDIFRDLYEKGHITLHAVQQLFCEVDQRFLPDRYVEGTCPFCGYTNARGDQCDNCGHTLDATDLIDPRCKLCGSTPVIRDTEHFFFDLPAFEKRLLDYINTQHHWRPNVQNFVRNWLHEGLLPRPVSRDIEWGIPVPVEGYEHKIIYVWFEAVIGYLSASIEWAANTGQPEAWRDWWNDPEARAYHFIGKDNIPFHAIIWPAELMAYDPELVLPYDVPANEFLNLEGRQFSTSRNWAVWLPDYLSRYAPDPLRYYVAAIAPETRDSEFTWAGYVERNNNELVAAWGNLVNRVVSFAHRHWGGVVPTPGELGERDRELLATIEAGFTTVGDHFGRVELREGLRQSMALAREVNRYLDETAPWFAVKEDKDAAATSVYVALNAIDSLKLLLAPVLPFTSERVHQFLGYDDSLFGDLTITEYQEETRNHLALTYQPLPVEGVVDRWKPSSLPAGQTLRKPSVLFQKLDESVVEEERARLEAASAD, translated from the coding sequence ATGAACGAAACGATCGCTGTCTTCGTGGCCTGGCCCTATGTCAATGGCGATCCCCACCTCGGGCACGTCGCCGGCGCATACCTGCCGTCGGATATCTTCGCCCGCTACCATCGCCTGCGCGGCAACCGCGTCCTGATGGCCTCCGGCAGCGACACCCACGGCACGCCGATCACCATCGGCGCAGAGCGGGCCGGCGTCTCGCCCCGCGAGTTCTTCGAGCAGTACCACCGGCGCTACATCGCCGCCTGGCAGCAGCTCGGCATCTCGTTCGACCTGTTCACCCACACCGACACCGAGAACCACTTCCGCGTCTCGCAGGACATCTTCCGTGACCTCTACGAGAAGGGCCACATCACCCTGCACGCCGTCCAGCAGCTCTTCTGCGAGGTCGACCAGCGCTTCCTGCCGGATCGCTACGTCGAAGGCACCTGCCCCTTCTGCGGCTACACCAACGCCCGTGGCGACCAGTGCGACAACTGCGGCCACACGCTCGACGCCACCGACCTGATCGACCCGCGCTGCAAGCTCTGCGGCAGCACCCCGGTCATCCGCGACACCGAGCACTTCTTCTTCGACCTGCCGGCCTTCGAGAAGCGCCTGCTCGACTACATCAACACCCAGCACCACTGGCGGCCGAACGTGCAGAACTTCGTCCGCAACTGGCTGCACGAGGGCCTGCTGCCCCGCCCCGTCTCCCGTGATATCGAGTGGGGCATCCCCGTCCCGGTCGAGGGATACGAGCACAAGATCATCTACGTCTGGTTCGAGGCGGTCATCGGCTACCTCTCGGCCAGCATCGAGTGGGCCGCCAACACCGGCCAGCCCGAGGCCTGGCGCGACTGGTGGAACGACCCCGAGGCGCGCGCCTACCACTTCATCGGCAAGGACAACATCCCCTTCCACGCCATCATCTGGCCGGCCGAGCTCATGGCCTACGACCCGGAGCTCGTCCTGCCCTACGACGTCCCCGCCAACGAGTTCCTCAACCTCGAAGGCCGCCAGTTCAGCACCAGCCGCAACTGGGCCGTCTGGCTGCCCGACTACCTCTCGCGCTACGCCCCCGACCCGCTGCGCTACTACGTCGCCGCCATCGCGCCGGAAACGCGCGACAGCGAGTTCACCTGGGCCGGCTATGTCGAGCGCAACAACAACGAGCTCGTCGCCGCCTGGGGCAACCTCGTCAACCGCGTCGTCTCCTTCGCCCACCGCCACTGGGGCGGCGTCGTCCCGACCCCCGGCGAGCTGGGAGAGCGCGACCGCGAGCTGCTGGCCACGATCGAGGCCGGCTTCACCACCGTCGGCGACCACTTCGGCCGCGTCGAATTGCGCGAAGGTCTGCGCCAGTCGATGGCGCTGGCCCGCGAGGTGAACCGCTACCTCGATGAGACCGCCCCCTGGTTCGCAGTGAAGGAGGATAAGGACGCCGCCGCCACCAGCGTCTACGTCGCGCTAAACGCGATCGACTCGCTCAAGCTGCTGCTGGCGCCGGTGCTGCCGTTCACCAGCGAGCGCGTCCACCAGTTCCTCGGCTACGACGACTCCCTCTTCGGCGATCTCACCATCACCGAGTATCAGGAGGAGACGCGCAACCACCTGGCGCTGACCTACCAGCCGCTGCCCGTCGAGGGCGTCGTTGACCGTTGGAAGCCCAGCAGCCTGCCGGCCGGCCAGACGCTCCGCAAGCCCAGCGTCCTCTTCCAGAAGCTGGACGAATCGGTTGTCGAGGAAGAGCGCGCCCGCCTGGAGGCTGCCTCAGCCGACTAG
- a CDS encoding siderophore-interacting protein gives MPSYPLVFRTLEARQVERITPRMVRAIFGGPELEGFISGAADDHIKVFFPLTQGERPVMGPVAEGVERSPSRDYTPRSFDAERGELTIDFVIHGSGPASTWAENAKPGDFLGVAGPRGSRVVSDEEPWYFFAGDETALPSIGRRLEELPTGATAIAIIEVASPEEEQDLRSAADVSVTWTHRNGAEAGTTSLQLDATRALEFPEGDGAFWLAGEAATLRDIRRHLINERGIAREQLRFNGHWKRGTANHDHHEPIEE, from the coding sequence TTGCCTTCGTATCCGCTGGTGTTCAGGACCCTGGAGGCGCGGCAGGTTGAGCGCATTACGCCGAGGATGGTGCGGGCGATCTTTGGCGGGCCGGAGCTGGAGGGGTTCATCTCGGGCGCGGCTGATGACCATATCAAGGTGTTCTTTCCTCTGACGCAGGGCGAGCGGCCGGTGATGGGGCCGGTGGCCGAGGGGGTCGAGCGGTCGCCGAGCCGCGACTACACGCCGCGCTCCTTCGACGCGGAGCGGGGCGAGCTGACGATCGACTTCGTGATCCACGGGTCGGGGCCGGCCTCGACGTGGGCAGAGAACGCGAAGCCGGGCGACTTCCTGGGTGTGGCGGGGCCGCGTGGTTCGCGGGTCGTCTCCGACGAGGAGCCGTGGTACTTCTTCGCTGGCGACGAGACGGCGCTGCCGTCGATCGGCCGGCGGCTTGAGGAGCTGCCGACCGGCGCGACGGCGATCGCGATCATCGAGGTCGCGTCTCCCGAGGAGGAGCAGGACCTGCGCTCGGCGGCGGACGTGTCGGTGACGTGGACACACCGCAACGGCGCGGAGGCGGGGACGACCAGCCTGCAGCTGGACGCGACCCGGGCGCTCGAGTTCCCGGAGGGCGACGGCGCGTTCTGGCTGGCCGGCGAGGCGGCGACGCTGCGCGATATCCGGCGGCACCTGATCAACGAACGGGGCATCGCGCGGGAGCAGCTGCGCTTCAACGGTCACTGGAAGCGTGGCACGGCCAACCACGACCACCACGAGCCGATCGAGGAGTAG
- a CDS encoding methyltransferase domain-containing protein, protein MSEGSGGRVAGRIEGLRRELGAAMQARDIAVRLPECDETLAIVKPDDMDRLLDAVQDDPEQNLPYWAEIWPSGVALADEIVAEPGLLAGQPTFELGSGIGITAAMALRAGAVLTVADYAPEALALCRLNALLNAGREPATIRCNWREPGEELLALPPFPVVLAADVLYESRDVEPLLELLTRLVSPGGLLWLAEPGRAVAGRFVELAAERGWHGDSRTHTGPWHDPEDSGTVVTVRRLRRGLVG, encoded by the coding sequence ATGAGCGAGGGGAGTGGGGGACGGGTGGCGGGGCGGATCGAGGGGCTGCGCCGCGAGCTGGGCGCGGCGATGCAGGCGCGCGATATCGCCGTGCGGCTGCCGGAGTGCGACGAGACGCTGGCGATCGTCAAGCCGGACGACATGGACCGGCTGTTGGACGCTGTGCAGGATGACCCGGAGCAGAACCTGCCCTACTGGGCGGAGATCTGGCCCAGCGGGGTGGCGCTAGCCGACGAGATCGTCGCTGAGCCGGGGCTGCTGGCCGGCCAACCAACGTTCGAGCTCGGCTCTGGCATCGGGATCACGGCAGCGATGGCGCTGCGGGCCGGGGCAGTGCTGACCGTCGCGGACTACGCCCCGGAGGCGCTGGCGCTGTGCCGGCTGAACGCGCTGCTGAACGCGGGGCGCGAGCCGGCCACTATCCGCTGCAACTGGCGCGAACCGGGCGAGGAGCTGCTGGCGCTACCTCCGTTCCCTGTCGTGCTGGCTGCCGATGTCCTCTACGAGTCGCGCGATGTCGAGCCGCTGCTGGAGCTGCTGACGCGGCTGGTGTCGCCAGGTGGGCTGCTCTGGCTGGCCGAGCCGGGGCGCGCCGTTGCCGGCCGCTTCGTCGAGCTGGCGGCCGAACGCGGCTGGCACGGGGATTCGCGGACACACACCGGCCCATGGCACGACCCGGAGGACAGCGGGACGGTCGTGACGGTGCGGCGGCTGCGGCGCGGGCTAGTCGGCTGA
- a CDS encoding PIN domain-containing protein: MTLFLLDSNIVIDVLGGDSGALRLIDQLDDAGAVFGACDIVLAEVLTGVHERDRPLVLDFLRNLRFLASTREIGEQAGLWRHDYARRGIALSVPDLLIAATALVYDASLITRNLRHFPMLGVRALSPD; encoded by the coding sequence GTGACCCTCTTCCTGCTCGATTCCAACATCGTGATCGACGTCCTCGGCGGAGATAGCGGGGCGCTGCGCCTGATCGACCAGCTCGACGACGCCGGCGCCGTCTTCGGTGCGTGCGACATCGTTCTCGCCGAAGTCCTCACTGGCGTCCACGAACGCGACCGCCCCCTCGTTCTCGACTTCCTCCGGAACCTGCGCTTCCTGGCCTCGACCCGGGAGATCGGAGAACAGGCCGGGCTCTGGCGGCACGACTACGCCCGCCGCGGGATCGCGTTGTCGGTCCCCGACCTCCTGATCGCTGCCACTGCGCTGGTGTACGACGCGAGCCTCATCACTCGGAACCTTCGCCACTTCCCGATGCTCGGAGTGCGAGCGCTCTCTCCAGACTAG
- a CDS encoding ribbon-helix-helix domain-containing protein, producing the protein MSVRIHVILPEELVAEIDELVGPRRRSEFIAETLEAAVRRERFRDALARTAGRLDLSDYPEWSTPEKTADWVRRSRELDDALFDQEPGDRARVGV; encoded by the coding sequence ATGAGCGTTCGTATCCACGTCATCCTGCCCGAGGAGCTCGTCGCGGAGATCGACGAACTGGTCGGGCCACGCCGTCGCAGCGAGTTCATCGCCGAAACGCTGGAGGCTGCTGTCCGTCGCGAACGCTTTCGCGATGCGCTGGCCCGGACCGCCGGCCGTCTCGATCTGAGCGACTATCCCGAATGGTCGACACCCGAGAAAACCGCCGACTGGGTTCGCCGCTCCCGCGAGCTGGACGATGCGCTGTTCGATCAGGAGCCTGGTGACCGGGCCAGAGTCGGCGTGTGA